A DNA window from Sphingomonas profundi contains the following coding sequences:
- a CDS encoding 3'(2'),5'-bisphosphate nucleotidase CysQ, whose product MPESLLDAVSAVAREVGAMVNTRFRGEYRRWEKEPGHPVCDVDIEADAMLLERLTRIDPEAGWLSEETLDSAERLTRTRVWLVDPIDGTRDFLRGRDGWAVSIALAEGGRPLIGVLDAPARGEHWRAEAGGGATRNGVAVHVRDRSLLPGARVPADTLPKVDADLVAVAKPNSIALRMAMVACGDADLLASLRWGHEWDIAAAALIAQEAGATVTDARGQPLRYNSTRGEMFGVLATAPGIHHAAVERLAGRAAAAVVR is encoded by the coding sequence GTGCCTGAGAGCCTGCTCGATGCGGTGAGCGCCGTGGCGCGCGAGGTGGGCGCGATGGTCAACACCCGGTTCCGCGGCGAGTATCGACGCTGGGAGAAGGAGCCCGGCCACCCGGTGTGCGACGTGGACATCGAGGCGGACGCGATGCTGCTGGAGCGGCTGACCCGGATCGATCCCGAGGCGGGCTGGCTCTCCGAGGAGACGCTGGACAGCGCCGAGCGGCTCACCCGCACCCGCGTGTGGCTGGTCGATCCGATCGACGGCACACGCGATTTCCTGCGCGGGCGCGATGGCTGGGCGGTCTCGATCGCGCTGGCGGAGGGCGGGCGGCCGCTGATCGGCGTGCTCGACGCGCCGGCCCGCGGCGAGCATTGGCGGGCGGAGGCGGGAGGTGGCGCGACCCGCAACGGCGTGGCCGTGCACGTGCGCGATCGATCGCTGCTGCCGGGCGCGCGGGTGCCGGCCGATACGCTGCCGAAGGTGGATGCCGATCTCGTCGCCGTGGCCAAGCCGAACTCGATCGCGCTGCGCATGGCGATGGTCGCGTGCGGCGATGCGGACCTGCTCGCCTCGCTGCGCTGGGGCCATGAGTGGGACATCGCCGCCGCCGCGCTGATCGCGCAGGAGGCGGGCGCGACCGTGACGGACGCGCGCGGCCAGCCGCTGCGCTACAATTCCACGCGCGGCGAGATGTTCGGCGTGCTGGCCACGGCCCCCGGCATCCACCATGCGGCGGTGGAACGGCTGGCCGGGCGGGCGGCGGCGGCCGTAGTGCGCTGA